Proteins co-encoded in one Candidatus Methylomirabilis sp. genomic window:
- a CDS encoding adenosine-specific kinase: MAVNFISVTIQKPESINLILGQAHFIKTVEDLHEALVTAVPGIAFGLAFCESSGPCLVRWSGTDQALVELARNNAYAIGAGHSFLIFLQNSFPINVLPVIRQVPEVCGIYCATANPVEVILAETATGRGIVGVVDGLASKGIEQETDITERKALLRRFGYKL, encoded by the coding sequence CCATCCAGAAACCTGAATCGATCAATCTGATCCTGGGACAAGCCCACTTTATCAAGACTGTTGAGGACCTGCACGAAGCCCTTGTGACGGCTGTGCCTGGTATCGCCTTTGGCCTCGCCTTCTGCGAGTCGTCAGGGCCGTGCCTGGTGCGATGGAGCGGGACCGACCAGGCGCTGGTAGAGCTGGCGCGCAACAACGCCTACGCGATCGGGGCCGGTCACAGTTTTCTGATCTTCCTTCAGAACAGCTTTCCGATCAACGTCCTGCCAGTGATTCGCCAGGTGCCGGAGGTCTGCGGTATCTATTGCGCAACTGCCAATCCGGTAGAGGTGATACTGGCTGAAACGGCCACCGGACGTGGTATCGTCGGGGTCGTAGATGGGTTGGCGTCGAAGGGGATTGAGCAGGAGACCGACATCACCGAACGAAAGGCACTGCTCCGCCGGTTCGGCTATAAACTGTAA
- the glgP gene encoding alpha-glucan family phosphorylase has protein sequence MGKHTRTSHPIYNLLPMEVEGFDALAELALDMRWSWNHAADEVWRQLDPALWELTHNPWVVLQTVSRDQLERVLADPMFHKSVDELVQAKRQVAEASAWFQHTYPQSPLTCVAYFSMEFMLSEALPIYSGGLGNVAGDQLKSASDLGVPVIGVGLLYQQGYFRQVIDEDGAQQALFPYNDPGQLPITPLRHPNGEWLRLEIALPSYSVWLRAWQVQVGRVQLYLLDSNDAANFPAHRGITSELYGGGPELRLKQELLLGIGGWRLLSALGIQPEVCHLNEGHAAFAVLERALSFMKETGQPFDVALAVTRAGNLFTTHTAVADGFDRFDPALIKQYLGGYAEQKLGITLHDLLALGRQNPDDSSERFNMAYLAIRGSGAVNGVSRLHGKVSRLLFESLFPHWPQDDVPVGHVTNGVHMPSWDSAAADDLWTKACGKDRWLRTTETLDQDIRRISDSRLWQFRTAASQSLIEYARERLSRQLAASGASPEAVDGATHLFDPHALTLGFARRFATYKRPNLLLHDPERLLRLLTNPERPVQLIIAGKAHPDDRAGQALIHEWIHFIRQPDARPHIVFLSDYDMLLTERLVQGVDVWINTPRRPWEACGTSGMKVLVNGGINLSELDGWWAEAYTPEVGWALGDGQEHDEDTAWDAVEAAALYDLLERQVVPEFYTRNGEGIPTAWVARMRESMARLTPRFSANRTVREYTEQHYLPAALAFRERAADQGAVGRQMVDWLHSLEQKWASLHFGEVKVETRDEQHVFEVQVCLNDLDPKAVRVELYADDVMGSAPVRQEMKRIRQLAGASGGYVYSAAVSAARPSADYTARVMPHCDGVAIPLECAHVLWRPR, from the coding sequence CTGGCCTTGGATATGCGCTGGTCGTGGAACCATGCCGCCGACGAAGTGTGGCGGCAGCTTGATCCCGCGCTTTGGGAACTCACGCATAACCCATGGGTCGTCTTGCAGACGGTCTCGCGGGACCAGCTCGAGCGCGTGCTGGCCGATCCTATGTTCCACAAAAGCGTCGATGAACTTGTACAAGCCAAGCGGCAAGTGGCCGAGGCGTCCGCGTGGTTTCAGCACACCTACCCGCAGTCTCCTCTGACCTGTGTCGCGTATTTCAGCATGGAATTCATGTTGAGCGAAGCGCTCCCTATCTATTCGGGCGGGCTTGGCAATGTGGCCGGCGATCAGCTCAAATCCGCCAGCGATCTGGGCGTACCGGTGATCGGCGTGGGACTGCTCTACCAGCAAGGCTATTTTCGGCAGGTCATCGACGAGGACGGCGCGCAACAAGCCCTCTTTCCATATAACGATCCAGGACAACTGCCGATCACGCCGTTACGCCACCCGAACGGGGAGTGGTTGCGGTTGGAGATCGCTTTACCCAGTTACTCGGTCTGGCTGCGCGCCTGGCAGGTCCAGGTCGGCAGAGTACAACTCTACCTGCTGGACAGCAATGACGCGGCGAACTTTCCCGCTCATCGAGGGATCACAAGCGAACTCTATGGAGGGGGGCCGGAACTGCGCCTCAAGCAAGAACTACTCCTCGGGATCGGCGGATGGCGGCTGCTCAGCGCGCTCGGCATCCAGCCGGAAGTCTGTCACCTGAATGAAGGACATGCAGCCTTCGCCGTGTTGGAACGCGCCCTGAGCTTCATGAAAGAGACGGGGCAGCCCTTCGACGTGGCACTAGCCGTTACGCGAGCGGGAAACCTTTTCACCACCCACACGGCAGTAGCCGACGGCTTTGACCGCTTCGATCCTGCCCTCATCAAGCAATACCTCGGTGGCTACGCCGAGCAGAAGCTTGGCATCACACTCCACGATTTGCTGGCCCTGGGCCGGCAGAACCCGGACGACTCGTCGGAACGTTTCAACATGGCCTATCTGGCGATCCGCGGAAGCGGGGCGGTCAATGGCGTGAGTCGATTGCATGGGAAGGTGAGCCGGCTCCTCTTTGAGTCTCTCTTTCCGCACTGGCCGCAAGACGACGTGCCGGTTGGACACGTGACCAACGGAGTTCATATGCCGAGTTGGGACTCGGCGGCAGCCGACGATCTGTGGACGAAGGCCTGTGGAAAAGACCGCTGGCTGAGGACAACAGAAACCCTGGATCAGGACATTCGCCGTATCTCCGATTCCAGGCTCTGGCAATTTCGCACCGCTGCCAGCCAGTCTCTCATAGAATACGCTCGGGAGCGGTTGTCCCGGCAACTGGCCGCCTCCGGCGCGTCGCCCGAGGCGGTTGACGGGGCGACACATCTATTTGATCCCCACGCCTTGACACTAGGCTTTGCGCGGCGCTTCGCGACCTACAAGAGACCGAATCTGCTGCTGCACGACCCGGAGCGACTGCTTCGCCTGTTAACCAATCCAGAGCGACCGGTGCAACTCATCATCGCCGGCAAGGCCCATCCGGACGACCGGGCGGGGCAGGCCTTGATCCATGAATGGATACATTTCATCCGCCAGCCAGATGCCAGACCCCACATCGTCTTCTTGAGCGACTACGACATGTTGTTAACGGAGCGCCTGGTGCAGGGGGTGGACGTCTGGATCAACACCCCACGACGACCCTGGGAGGCCTGTGGAACGAGCGGCATGAAGGTGCTCGTCAATGGCGGCATCAATCTGTCGGAATTGGACGGCTGGTGGGCGGAAGCCTACACCCCTGAAGTGGGGTGGGCGTTGGGGGATGGTCAGGAGCATGACGAGGATACTGCCTGGGACGCGGTTGAAGCCGCAGCGCTCTACGATCTGCTCGAACGCCAGGTGGTTCCCGAGTTTTACACCCGCAATGGGGAGGGCATCCCCACCGCCTGGGTGGCGCGCATGCGGGAAAGCATGGCGCGGTTGACACCGCGCTTCTCCGCCAACCGCACGGTGCGCGAATACACCGAGCAACACTACCTTCCGGCTGCGTTAGCCTTTCGTGAGCGCGCTGCCGATCAAGGCGCAGTGGGAAGGCAGATGGTCGATTGGCTGCACAGTCTGGAGCAGAAATGGGCCTCGCTACACTTCGGCGAAGTGAAGGTTGAGACTCGTGACGAGCAGCACGTATTTGAAGTTCAGGTCTGTCTCAATGACCTCGACCCTAAGGCGGTGCGGGTAGAGCTGTACGCCGACGACGTCATGGGCAGTGCTCCCGTGCGGCAGGAGATGAAGCGCATTCGTCAACTGGCCGGCGCGTCAGGCGGCTACGTGTACAGCGCGGCTGTATCTGCTGCTCGCCCTTCAGCGGACTATACGGCGCGAGTCATGCCGCACTGCGACGGCGTTGCGATCCCACTGGAATGCGCTCACGTACTGTGGCGGCCCCGGTAA